In one Vibrio sp. CB1-14 genomic region, the following are encoded:
- a CDS encoding BamA/TamA family outer membrane protein: protein MVHREFSFKATPSKSLVLALTLALSTFPAWSAEYKDHVDDKKSKVDSTSKSNEEKQGFIALPIPMSNPTLGTGVQLVGLYMHAKEPDSKAHNDTSGIVGMYTSTESWLIGAFHDGALKDDSVRYTGGIFHGDLKLKYYGDGNDPIFADDPLKYDMTMSGVMLRALFQVAGSHWYIGPQYNYMQTDISFRELNDFWPGTEQVKSAGLGAVVHYDTRDDNYYPTEGWYTQFSYMDYGQNWGGDGDYNIGKLSTSNYWSVRNDLVFASKLTAMTSGGDVPFYEKPTLQMRGFNHGRYRNDNIVQAQFEGRWTFMPRFGAVGFVGLGKTAEAEQDILRQSTVVTKGIGLRWQPVEQKKMNIRLDIARGPEESTLHLSVGEAF, encoded by the coding sequence ATGGTTCACCGTGAGTTCAGTTTTAAAGCTACTCCTAGTAAGTCTCTTGTGTTGGCATTAACGTTGGCGCTGAGTACTTTTCCCGCCTGGTCGGCCGAGTATAAAGACCACGTTGATGACAAGAAGTCTAAAGTGGATAGCACCAGTAAAAGTAATGAAGAAAAGCAGGGTTTCATTGCGTTGCCGATTCCAATGTCAAATCCCACCCTAGGAACAGGTGTTCAACTGGTAGGGCTGTATATGCATGCCAAAGAGCCAGACTCTAAGGCGCACAACGATACGTCGGGTATCGTCGGCATGTACACGTCGACAGAGAGCTGGTTGATTGGTGCGTTCCATGATGGCGCGTTAAAAGATGATTCAGTGCGCTATACCGGTGGCATCTTTCATGGCGATCTAAAGCTTAAGTATTACGGAGACGGAAACGATCCTATTTTTGCGGATGATCCGCTTAAGTATGACATGACAATGAGTGGTGTCATGCTCAGAGCCTTGTTCCAAGTTGCTGGGTCGCATTGGTACATTGGCCCTCAATATAACTACATGCAAACCGACATTTCGTTCCGAGAACTTAACGATTTTTGGCCGGGAACCGAGCAAGTGAAGTCGGCTGGACTTGGCGCGGTTGTTCACTACGACACGCGTGATGACAACTACTATCCGACAGAAGGTTGGTACACTCAGTTTAGCTATATGGATTATGGCCAAAACTGGGGAGGTGATGGTGATTACAACATTGGTAAGCTGTCGACGAGTAACTACTGGAGCGTCAGAAATGACCTAGTGTTTGCCTCAAAACTGACCGCAATGACCAGCGGAGGTGATGTGCCTTTCTATGAAAAACCGACGCTACAAATGCGTGGCTTTAACCATGGTCGCTATCGAAATGACAACATTGTTCAGGCGCAGTTTGAGGGGCGTTGGACATTTATGCCACGTTTTGGCGCGGTTGGCTTTGTGGGACTTGGGAAAACGGCAGAAGCGGAACAAGATATCTTACGTCAAAGTACGGTTGTCACGAAAGGTATAGGCCTTAGGTGGCAACCAGTAGAGCAGAAGAAGATGAACATTCGACTCGATATAGCGCGCGGGCCAGAAGAAAGTACGTTGCACTTATCGGTTGGTGAGGCGTTTTAA
- a CDS encoding LysR family transcriptional regulator — MYHSSINLLDVRAFVLVANLGNFTKAAEALGVSRSHVSRQIQSLEKQMGVSLIIRTTRSMKLTTAGRAFLASCDQALNSIDKAVHTAVDDIETIRGNIKINCVGGYIGEEMVSEFIAAFLQAHPDVTVELDFSSHRVDLLEEEFDLAIRMGELADASYVARKLTTIEMQTLASPSYLANSAPVTHPKHLKSHRCITGSVTKWRFEHIETKESVEVPIEGVLSCKNGRVLINAAKKGLGLIRVPRIYCEREIEQGQLVSVFTDWQVSDVPLSIIYHKDKYQPNRIRACISHLISAFGNS; from the coding sequence ATGTATCACTCTTCCATTAATCTTCTCGATGTTCGAGCGTTCGTCCTTGTTGCGAACTTGGGGAACTTCACTAAGGCTGCAGAAGCATTGGGCGTATCACGTTCTCATGTCTCTAGACAAATACAGTCACTGGAAAAGCAGATGGGTGTAAGCTTGATCATTCGCACTACACGTTCAATGAAACTGACCACGGCCGGAAGGGCGTTTCTAGCCTCGTGTGACCAAGCATTAAATAGTATCGATAAAGCCGTACATACTGCGGTTGATGATATTGAGACGATTCGCGGAAACATCAAAATTAATTGTGTAGGCGGTTATATTGGCGAGGAGATGGTTTCGGAGTTCATTGCTGCCTTTTTACAGGCTCATCCTGATGTGACCGTTGAACTCGACTTTTCGAGTCACCGTGTTGATCTCTTAGAGGAAGAGTTTGATTTAGCGATTCGAATGGGAGAATTAGCTGATGCCAGCTATGTCGCGCGCAAGCTCACCACGATTGAAATGCAAACACTGGCTAGTCCAAGCTACTTAGCAAACTCTGCGCCTGTCACGCACCCTAAACATCTAAAATCTCACCGCTGCATCACGGGTTCCGTAACTAAGTGGCGTTTTGAGCATATAGAAACTAAAGAGTCCGTTGAAGTGCCTATTGAAGGTGTATTGAGTTGCAAAAATGGCAGAGTGCTTATAAATGCTGCGAAAAAAGGGCTTGGCCTTATCCGGGTGCCGCGGATTTACTGTGAGAGAGAAATTGAGCAGGGGCAACTGGTTTCTGTCTTTACCGACTGGCAAGTTAGCGATGTTCCTTTGTCGATCATTTACCACAAAGACAAGTATCAACCCAATCGGATCAGAGCATGTATTAGCCACCTAATTAGTGCGTTTGGTAATAGCTAA
- the dcuC gene encoding anaerobic C4-dicarboxylate transporter DcuC, translated as MLELMIGLVVTITVGYFIVKGYKPAGVLLTAGILLLLLTGVLGHTVLPAKLTSTGNMVTDSLEYVKYMLQYRGGGLGMQIMLLCGFASYMTHIGANNVVVKQFSRPLSFITSPYVLLVAAYIVACLMSLAVSSATGLGVLLMATLFPMMTAMGISRPAAVAVCASPAAIILSPTSGDVVIAAEKSGLALDVFAVQTVLPVSICAIIVMAAAAFFWNKYLDKKENTPMERVDVSEIKVDAPAFYCILPFLPIIGVFLFNGRTIPGLSLDIYTIVVGSIFLGAVIDFMVKRFNGKKTLEDLESCYQGMADAFKGVVMLLVAAGVFAQGLMSIGAIDNLLHLADKAGAGGIALMLILTGLTVAAAIATGSGNAPFYAFVELAPSLAAKMGLNPAFLIIPMLQASNLGRTISPVSGVIVATSGMAQISPFEVVKRTSVPVIAGLVTVIIGTLVLVPMSA; from the coding sequence ATGTTAGAACTGATGATCGGCTTAGTGGTGACCATCACCGTTGGCTACTTTATCGTTAAAGGCTACAAGCCAGCAGGTGTGTTGCTTACCGCCGGTATTTTATTACTGCTTTTGACCGGTGTATTAGGTCACACTGTGTTGCCAGCGAAACTGACATCAACAGGCAACATGGTGACGGATTCGCTAGAGTATGTGAAATACATGCTTCAGTATCGTGGCGGCGGCCTAGGTATGCAGATCATGCTGCTGTGTGGTTTTGCCTCTTACATGACGCATATCGGCGCTAACAACGTGGTGGTAAAACAGTTCTCTAGGCCACTGTCTTTCATTACCTCTCCATATGTTTTGTTGGTTGCGGCGTACATCGTAGCCTGTCTGATGTCACTGGCCGTTAGCTCGGCTACTGGGCTTGGTGTGCTATTGATGGCTACTTTGTTCCCAATGATGACGGCAATGGGTATTTCTCGCCCAGCAGCAGTGGCTGTCTGTGCTTCACCTGCAGCAATTATTCTTTCTCCAACATCTGGAGACGTTGTGATTGCAGCAGAAAAGTCTGGTTTGGCTTTGGATGTGTTCGCGGTGCAAACGGTGTTACCCGTTTCTATCTGCGCGATAATTGTTATGGCAGCAGCGGCATTTTTCTGGAATAAGTACTTGGACAAAAAAGAAAATACGCCAATGGAGCGTGTTGACGTTTCAGAAATCAAGGTAGACGCTCCGGCGTTCTACTGCATTCTACCGTTCTTACCAATCATTGGTGTTTTCCTCTTCAATGGCCGTACAATTCCGGGGCTGTCATTGGATATCTATACCATTGTTGTTGGGTCGATCTTCCTAGGTGCTGTGATTGACTTTATGGTTAAGCGTTTCAACGGTAAGAAGACCTTAGAAGACCTAGAGTCTTGCTATCAAGGCATGGCCGACGCGTTTAAAGGTGTGGTAATGCTATTGGTTGCCGCAGGCGTGTTCGCACAAGGTTTGATGTCAATTGGCGCAATTGATAATTTGCTTCACTTGGCCGACAAAGCGGGTGCTGGCGGTATCGCTCTAATGCTTATCCTAACCGGATTAACGGTCGCAGCCGCAATCGCAACAGGCTCTGGTAACGCACCGTTCTATGCCTTCGTTGAGCTTGCGCCATCTTTGGCCGCTAAGATGGGACTAAACCCAGCATTCCTTATCATTCCAATGCTGCAAGCATCGAACTTAGGTCGCACCATTTCACCAGTATCTGGCGTTATTGTTGCAACATCGGGTATGGCGCAGATTTCTCCGTTTGAAGTTGTCAAACGTACGTCTGTTCCAGTCATCGCTGGCCTTGTCACTGTCATCATTGGTACACTGGTTCTTGTACCAATGAGCGCTTAA
- a CDS encoding efflux RND transporter permease subunit: MNLGEYSVKNKVNSWLLVLLMTIGGVLAYFEMGKLEDPAFTIKEAKIITAYPGASPQEVYDEVTYHIEDAVRLLGQVKRIKRSVTREGLSDITIEFKDEYSSAEMPGIYDELRRKIADNKHKLPPGAGEPQIVDDFADVYGGFLALNGEGYTYRELKDVADNLKKQLVLVPGVRKVSIDGDQKEVVYVQMSRSKMAELGIDMATIENLLQSQNLVSDSGRFRVGPEYIRIEPTGSFKHVSEIEDLLISSTDKKLIRLGDVARVTREYSDEPSKLIYFNGKPSLTVGISMLSGRNVVEVGGLIEDKLASLENQIPLGMNLDIIYNQPNEVDQSVAGFVTNTVEALIIVVVVLLAFMGLRVGLIIGAVLMITVAGTLALMHLYGIELQRISLGALIIALGMLVDNAIVVAEGMMIRIKRGMPAMKAAGEVVGANGLALLGGTAVGILAFAAIGMSQSNTGEFTRSLFYVILISLSLSWVTAVSTTPLLCAMLLKKEDKKEEEEEKDPYAGAGFVIYKGILQFALKQRVLTIGVILAMFVSAVWGFGFVKNAFFPNANTPMFFVDIWEVEGTDIRQTRDDTLKVAEFIRGQEGVEWTASFIGGGASRFSLVYTPQDSTKAYGQIIIRTENRDVIAPLQAKIDQFMTENIESIEPKIKGLRIGPGRDSKIEARFAGPDPEVLRDLSSQAEAIMHADPGTKEVRNDWRQPVKLIKPIFNEQVARQLGVTRTELTASLRAASEGTQVGIYRDGVRLLPIYFRADASERQDVSQLMDAQVYSPVLQRTVPIAQVVVGFETVWEDAMIRGRDRLTTIIASANPTGELAAPLFERLKPQIEAIELPPGYTMDWGGEYEDSAEAQGALFSAIPVSFIMMIIVVVLLFGKVRQPLIIWITVPLAIIGITAGLLLLDGAFDFMALLGALSLIGLLIKNAIVLLEEIDMQAEEKPIYDAIIDSSISRMRPVMLAACTTILGMIPLLGDVFFVNMSITVMFGLGFATVLTLVFIPVMYAILFKAKNPS, translated from the coding sequence ATGAATTTAGGTGAGTATTCAGTAAAGAATAAAGTCAACAGCTGGCTGCTAGTGCTGCTGATGACGATTGGCGGTGTATTAGCTTACTTTGAAATGGGTAAACTCGAAGATCCAGCATTCACAATCAAAGAAGCGAAAATCATTACAGCCTACCCAGGTGCGTCACCACAAGAGGTGTACGACGAAGTCACATATCACATTGAAGATGCGGTTCGCCTCTTAGGGCAAGTAAAACGCATCAAACGCTCAGTTACACGTGAAGGTCTGTCCGACATCACGATTGAGTTTAAAGATGAGTACAGTTCTGCCGAAATGCCGGGTATTTACGATGAACTACGTCGTAAAATTGCGGATAACAAGCATAAGCTGCCTCCAGGTGCCGGTGAACCACAAATTGTCGACGACTTTGCCGATGTTTATGGTGGTTTCCTAGCACTTAATGGTGAAGGTTACACATACCGTGAACTTAAAGATGTTGCTGACAATCTGAAGAAGCAACTGGTCTTGGTGCCTGGTGTGCGTAAGGTGTCGATTGATGGCGACCAAAAAGAAGTGGTCTACGTGCAAATGTCTCGCTCGAAAATGGCGGAGCTTGGCATCGACATGGCAACGATTGAGAATTTGCTTCAGTCGCAAAACTTGGTGTCTGACTCTGGCCGGTTCCGAGTTGGTCCTGAGTACATTCGTATTGAACCGACTGGCTCCTTTAAGCACGTAAGTGAAATCGAAGACCTACTTATCTCTAGTACTGATAAGAAGCTTATCCGTCTGGGTGATGTTGCAAGGGTTACTCGTGAATACAGCGACGAGCCAAGCAAGCTCATTTATTTCAATGGTAAACCGTCGCTAACGGTTGGTATTTCGATGCTAAGTGGGCGTAATGTGGTTGAAGTAGGCGGCCTTATTGAAGATAAGCTAGCCAGCCTTGAGAACCAGATCCCACTAGGGATGAACCTAGATATCATCTACAACCAACCAAACGAAGTTGATCAGTCGGTTGCAGGCTTTGTTACCAACACAGTCGAAGCGTTGATCATTGTAGTTGTTGTTTTACTTGCGTTTATGGGACTGCGCGTAGGTCTTATCATCGGTGCGGTTCTAATGATTACTGTTGCTGGTACGCTAGCACTCATGCACCTTTATGGTATCGAGCTACAACGTATCTCTCTTGGTGCCCTGATCATCGCCCTTGGTATGTTGGTGGATAACGCCATCGTTGTCGCCGAAGGGATGATGATACGGATCAAGCGCGGTATGCCTGCTATGAAAGCAGCGGGTGAAGTTGTTGGCGCTAACGGCTTGGCACTTCTTGGTGGTACCGCCGTAGGTATCCTTGCGTTTGCCGCGATTGGTATGTCGCAAAGTAACACGGGTGAATTCACGCGCTCTCTTTTCTACGTTATCTTGATTTCACTCTCTTTGAGCTGGGTGACAGCAGTGTCAACAACACCGCTGTTGTGTGCGATGCTTCTTAAGAAAGAAGACAAGAAAGAAGAGGAAGAAGAGAAAGACCCTTATGCGGGGGCTGGCTTTGTTATTTATAAAGGTATTCTTCAGTTCGCACTTAAACAGCGTGTATTGACTATTGGTGTCATTCTAGCGATGTTTGTGTCGGCTGTTTGGGGCTTTGGCTTTGTTAAGAACGCCTTCTTCCCGAACGCGAACACACCAATGTTCTTTGTGGATATTTGGGAAGTAGAAGGCACGGATATTCGTCAAACTCGTGATGATACACTGAAGGTAGCTGAGTTTATTCGTGGCCAAGAGGGCGTAGAGTGGACGGCAAGCTTTATCGGTGGCGGTGCTTCTCGTTTCTCTTTGGTATACACACCGCAAGATTCGACCAAGGCGTATGGCCAGATTATTATTCGTACTGAAAATCGAGACGTGATTGCACCACTGCAAGCTAAGATCGATCAGTTCATGACGGAGAATATCGAAAGCATTGAACCTAAGATCAAAGGCTTACGTATCGGTCCAGGACGTGACTCCAAGATTGAAGCGCGCTTTGCAGGTCCAGATCCAGAAGTCTTGCGCGATCTGTCATCTCAAGCTGAAGCGATCATGCATGCCGATCCGGGTACCAAAGAAGTTCGTAACGACTGGCGCCAACCAGTTAAGCTGATCAAACCTATCTTCAACGAGCAAGTTGCGCGTCAATTAGGCGTGACGAGAACGGAGCTTACAGCGTCACTTCGAGCAGCAAGTGAAGGTACCCAAGTAGGTATTTACCGTGACGGTGTGCGCCTGTTGCCAATTTACTTCCGTGCTGATGCTAGCGAGCGCCAAGATGTGTCTCAGTTGATGGATGCACAAGTGTATAGCCCTGTGCTGCAGCGCACAGTGCCGATTGCGCAGGTTGTTGTTGGTTTTGAAACCGTTTGGGAAGATGCGATGATTCGTGGACGAGACCGTCTAACGACTATTATTGCCTCTGCGAACCCAACTGGTGAACTTGCAGCACCACTATTCGAGCGTTTGAAGCCACAAATTGAAGCTATCGAACTTCCACCTGGCTACACGATGGACTGGGGTGGTGAGTACGAAGATTCAGCGGAAGCGCAAGGTGCACTGTTTAGCGCGATTCCGGTATCGTTTATCATGATGATCATCGTGGTGGTACTTCTATTTGGTAAAGTGCGTCAGCCGCTAATCATCTGGATCACCGTACCTTTGGCTATCATTGGTATTACCGCAGGTCTATTGTTACTTGATGGTGCGTTTGACTTTATGGCACTTCTAGGTGCATTAAGTTTGATAGGTCTACTCATCAAGAATGCTATCGTTCTCCTCGAAGAGATCGACATGCAAGCGGAAGAGAAACCGATTTACGATGCGATCATTGACTCCTCGATCTCTCGTATGCGACCAGTAATGCTGGCAGCATGTACGACAATCTTGGGCATGATCCCGCTGCTTGGTGATGTGTTCTTCGTGAACATGTCTATCACGGTTATGTTTGGTCTTGGTTTTGCAACCGTATTGACCTTGGTGTTTATCCCAGTGATGTACGCAATTTTGTTCAAGGCAAAGAATCCAAGCTAA
- a CDS encoding dienelactone hydrolase family protein: MKTTLKGLTLCAAILAPTAIAGEHVIYELNGQSYEGYWAKVNNTAPLVLLVHDWDGLTEYEEKRAEMLNEMGYNVFAVDLFGQDVRPTKVEDKRQHTGELYKDRAKLQALMNAGLAEAGKLGGNLDNTVVMGYCFGGAATLESARAGMPVRGFVTFHGGLKTPEGQSYAQTKAPIMVLHGTADSAIPMSEFAGLAVELEENGVNHEMITYSGAPHAFTVFGSDRYREDADKKSWTAFSTFLKETTGS, from the coding sequence ATGAAAACGACACTTAAAGGACTAACACTGTGCGCGGCTATCCTAGCTCCAACAGCGATCGCTGGTGAGCACGTCATTTATGAACTAAATGGCCAGTCGTATGAAGGCTACTGGGCAAAAGTAAACAACACCGCGCCGTTAGTACTCCTAGTACATGATTGGGATGGCTTAACCGAATACGAAGAAAAGCGCGCGGAAATGCTCAATGAAATGGGCTACAACGTCTTTGCTGTTGACCTCTTTGGGCAAGATGTAAGGCCGACAAAGGTCGAAGATAAACGTCAGCATACCGGTGAACTGTATAAAGATCGCGCCAAGTTACAAGCATTGATGAATGCTGGGCTAGCAGAAGCTGGCAAGCTCGGCGGCAATCTCGATAACACTGTGGTGATGGGCTACTGCTTTGGAGGTGCAGCTACGTTAGAGTCAGCGAGAGCCGGCATGCCTGTTCGCGGCTTTGTGACCTTTCATGGAGGACTAAAAACACCAGAAGGCCAAAGCTACGCCCAAACAAAAGCGCCAATTATGGTGCTCCATGGCACCGCTGATTCAGCCATTCCTATGTCTGAGTTCGCTGGACTTGCGGTTGAGCTTGAAGAAAATGGCGTAAACCACGAAATGATAACCTACAGCGGAGCACCTCACGCATTCACTGTGTTTGGCTCTGACCGTTATCGAGAAGATGCGGATAAGAAATCATGGACTGCCTTCTCTACTTTCTTGAAAGAGACCACAGGAAGCTAA